Proteins encoded in a region of the Sulfurimonas marina genome:
- a CDS encoding TRAP transporter substrate-binding protein, whose translation MNRRDFLTTAAVTSSALALNGCNESNRQAIDYSKHPQKSIGDKSVHVNRAKKTVIKLATSWPAHFPIMGTGVEQFVQRVKEISGGSLEIKLYPKNTLIPALAVFDACSSGEIDAFHSGPYYWKGKNSAFSLFSGIPFGFTAEEVNSWMTYGGGLDLWREYYAKYNLYPFLGGNTNIQMGGWYRDPINSLEDMKGLKMRIPGLGGEVFAKLGVNPVLLPAGEIYTSLERGVIDATEWVGPALDIKMGFYKVAPYYYSGWHEPGSVLELTFNKQTWDKLASEHKSMIEVASSELNSNMTHEFHAENIKALQQLKELDVKLSQFPQDVMDAGRKALKEVLAEQSEANKDFARVYSSIDNYLNLSKAWSDVSLGYFLNQR comes from the coding sequence ATGAATAGAAGAGATTTTTTAACGACAGCTGCAGTAACATCGAGTGCACTCGCTTTAAACGGCTGTAATGAGAGTAATCGTCAAGCAATAGACTACTCTAAACACCCTCAAAAGAGCATCGGTGATAAATCTGTTCATGTTAACAGAGCAAAAAAAACCGTTATAAAATTGGCTACATCTTGGCCGGCACACTTTCCAATCATGGGTACGGGAGTTGAGCAGTTTGTTCAAAGAGTAAAAGAGATCAGCGGTGGAAGTTTAGAGATCAAACTATATCCGAAAAATACATTGATCCCTGCCCTGGCTGTTTTTGATGCGTGTTCTAGCGGAGAGATCGATGCTTTTCATTCAGGACCGTATTATTGGAAAGGAAAGAACTCAGCTTTCTCTCTTTTTAGCGGGATCCCTTTTGGTTTTACTGCTGAAGAGGTAAACTCTTGGATGACTTACGGCGGAGGACTTGATCTTTGGCGCGAGTATTATGCAAAATACAACCTTTACCCTTTTTTAGGGGGCAATACAAACATCCAAATGGGTGGATGGTATAGAGATCCTATAAACTCTTTAGAAGATATGAAGGGTTTAAAGATGCGTATACCGGGTCTTGGCGGAGAAGTATTTGCCAAACTTGGGGTAAATCCTGTTTTACTCCCTGCAGGTGAGATCTACACATCTTTAGAGCGTGGCGTGATCGATGCAACTGAATGGGTTGGTCCGGCGTTAGATATCAAGATGGGCTTTTACAAAGTTGCTCCATATTATTACTCAGGATGGCATGAGCCGGGTTCAGTTCTGGAGCTGACATTTAACAAGCAGACATGGGATAAACTTGCATCTGAACATAAATCTATGATCGAAGTGGCTTCTAGTGAGCTTAACTCAAATATGACGCATGAATTCCACGCTGAGAATATAAAGGCATTACAACAGTTAAAAGAGTTGGATGTAAAACTTTCTCAGTTTCCGCAAGATGTTATGGATGCTGGCAGAAAAGCTCTTAAAGAAGTTCTTGCAGAACAAAGTGAAGCAAACAAAGATTTTGCAAGAGTTTACAGCTCTATAGACAATTACCTAAACCTCTCCAAAGCATGGAGTGATGTAAGTTTAGGATATTTTTTAAATCAAAGATAA
- the metG gene encoding methionine--tRNA ligase, translating to MSKYITTPIYYVNGEAHIGHAYTTFIADSLARFYRLKNEKTFFLTGTDEHGQKIEESAQKNNKPTQQFADEISASFKNLWDEFEISYDKFIRTTDADHKKGVQHAFMKMYEKGDVYKGEYEGHYCVSCETFFPETQLIDGEFCPDCGRSTNIVKEESYFFKLSKYEDALLKHYEENPDFIMPKSRANEVINFVKSGLKDLSVTRTSFTWGVQMPEKLNDDKHVMYVWLDALLNYVTALGYGNGDAKMEDFWPADIQLVGKDILRFHAIYWPAFLMSLDLPLPKHIGAHGWWTRDGEKMSKSKGNVVSPKEVADAYGAENLRYFMLREVPFGQDGDFSQRAFIDRINSELSNDLGNLLNRIIGMSGKYSDFEIDSVDVEKYHAKELAQMNEVIESLDTFMENLQPHRYLEELWKLFSIGNGAIQEHEPWVKMKNDQKDQALATVALVANILAKAAVMLHPIMPKTTATIADALDFTINNESYQELVLDKKLLKVFNIKKVPPLFPRIEEPLMPEAPKAEPNPPKEAKKEEPKEEKEEDNLIEIGQFFETKLKVGTVVEAEEVPKSKKLLKLQVDLGEGKNRQVVAGIKEFYSPEDLMNTQVCVVANLKPAKLMGMMSEGMLLAAKDEDGLCLVRPEKPKKAGTPIG from the coding sequence TTGAGTAAATACATAACAACACCGATTTATTACGTAAATGGAGAGGCTCACATCGGGCACGCATATACAACTTTTATAGCTGATTCTTTAGCAAGATTCTACAGACTGAAAAATGAGAAAACTTTCTTTCTGACTGGAACTGATGAGCACGGTCAAAAGATCGAAGAGTCTGCACAAAAAAACAACAAACCGACACAACAGTTTGCTGATGAGATCAGTGCTTCGTTTAAAAACCTTTGGGATGAGTTTGAGATCAGCTATGACAAGTTTATCCGTACAACTGATGCTGACCATAAAAAAGGTGTTCAGCACGCATTTATGAAGATGTATGAAAAAGGTGATGTATATAAAGGGGAATATGAAGGACACTACTGTGTAAGTTGTGAAACTTTCTTCCCGGAAACTCAACTAATCGACGGAGAGTTCTGCCCGGATTGCGGTAGAAGTACAAACATCGTTAAAGAGGAGAGTTACTTCTTTAAACTTTCAAAATATGAAGATGCACTTTTAAAACATTATGAAGAAAATCCTGACTTTATCATGCCTAAATCACGTGCAAATGAAGTAATTAACTTTGTAAAAAGCGGACTAAAAGATCTTTCAGTTACACGTACGTCATTTACTTGGGGTGTTCAAATGCCAGAAAAGTTAAATGATGACAAACACGTTATGTATGTATGGTTAGATGCCCTACTCAACTATGTTACGGCTCTAGGGTATGGTAACGGCGATGCTAAAATGGAAGATTTTTGGCCTGCTGACATTCAACTTGTAGGAAAAGACATTTTACGTTTCCATGCTATTTACTGGCCGGCATTCTTAATGAGTTTAGACTTACCTCTTCCAAAACACATCGGTGCACACGGTTGGTGGACACGTGACGGTGAGAAGATGAGTAAATCTAAAGGAAACGTTGTTTCTCCTAAAGAGGTAGCAGATGCTTACGGCGCTGAGAACTTAAGATACTTCATGCTTCGTGAAGTACCTTTCGGTCAAGATGGGGATTTCTCTCAAAGAGCATTCATCGATCGTATCAATTCAGAACTAAGCAACGATCTTGGAAACTTACTTAACCGTATTATCGGTATGAGTGGAAAATACAGCGACTTTGAGATCGATAGTGTAGATGTTGAAAAATACCATGCTAAAGAGCTTGCTCAAATGAATGAGGTTATTGAGTCTTTAGATACTTTCATGGAAAACTTACAGCCACATAGATACCTTGAAGAGTTATGGAAACTTTTCTCGATCGGAAACGGTGCTATCCAAGAGCATGAACCGTGGGTAAAAATGAAAAACGATCAAAAAGATCAAGCCCTTGCAACTGTAGCACTTGTTGCAAACATTTTAGCAAAAGCAGCAGTGATGCTTCACCCTATTATGCCAAAAACTACTGCTACTATTGCAGATGCACTTGATTTTACGATCAACAATGAGAGTTACCAAGAGCTTGTACTTGATAAAAAACTGTTAAAAGTATTTAATATCAAAAAAGTTCCACCACTTTTCCCGCGTATTGAAGAGCCTTTAATGCCGGAAGCTCCAAAAGCTGAGCCAAATCCTCCTAAAGAGGCTAAAAAAGAGGAACCTAAAGAGGAAAAAGAGGAAGACAATCTGATCGAGATCGGACAATTCTTTGAAACAAAACTCAAAGTTGGTACTGTTGTAGAAGCTGAAGAGGTTCCAAAAAGTAAAAAACTACTAAAACTTCAAGTAGATCTTGGTGAAGGGAAAAACCGTCAAGTGGTAGCGGGTATTAAAGAGTTCTACTCTCCTGAAGACCTTATGAATACTCAAGTTTGTGTAGTAGCGAACCTAAAACCTGCAAAACTTATGGGAATGATGAGTGAGGGAATGCTTCTTGCTGCTAAAGATGAAGATGGTTTATGTTTAGTAAGACCGGAAAAACCTAAAAAAGCGGGTACACCTATTGGATGA
- the mobB gene encoding molybdopterin-guanine dinucleotide biosynthesis protein B: MEKRLAVGFTGPSNSGKTTLILKVARKLIHEHGLEVAIIKHDPKDKARFDVEGKDSYKFSDTGAEVIVTSSNRTTYFSQRESSLDEMIRLFNHFDVLLVEGLKGLPLPRISIFRKTIDEDYFPFMNALAIDDSINIVDYKVPSDVDMLNLNDPDEVISWIFKNAKQV; this comes from the coding sequence ATGGAAAAAAGATTAGCAGTAGGTTTTACAGGACCTTCTAATAGCGGAAAAACTACATTAATACTTAAAGTTGCAAGAAAACTGATCCATGAACACGGGTTGGAAGTTGCAATCATCAAGCACGATCCCAAAGATAAAGCTAGGTTTGATGTTGAGGGAAAAGACAGTTACAAGTTCAGTGACACGGGCGCTGAAGTGATCGTAACATCTTCAAACAGAACAACTTACTTTTCTCAAAGGGAATCATCACTTGATGAGATGATCAGGCTTTTTAATCACTTCGATGTTTTACTCGTTGAAGGGTTAAAAGGGTTACCACTCCCAAGGATAAGTATCTTTAGAAAAACTATTGATGAGGATTACTTCCCTTTCATGAATGCTTTGGCGATTGACGATAGTATCAATATCGTTGATTATAAAGTACCTAGTGATGTAGATATGCTCAATCTCAACGATCCAGACGAAGTGATATCTTGGATATTTAAAAACGCAAAACAAGTTTAA
- a CDS encoding YggT family protein has product MMLSEIIVGLGGILISLINVYIWVIIIAALLSFVNPDPYNPIVQFLYRITNPAYALVRRYIPTNFNGLDLAPLVIIIALQVVIVILSSLLRHL; this is encoded by the coding sequence ATAATGTTATCAGAAATTATTGTAGGCTTAGGCGGTATTTTAATATCGCTTATTAATGTATATATATGGGTGATTATTATCGCGGCGTTACTTAGTTTTGTAAATCCTGATCCGTACAATCCTATTGTACAGTTCTTATATAGAATCACAAACCCTGCGTATGCGCTTGTAAGGAGATATATCCCTACAAACTTTAACGGACTTGACCTGGCACCGCTTGTAATTATTATAGCGCTGCAAGTAGTGATAGTGATACTTAGTTCACTTTTAAGACATCTCTAA
- a CDS encoding glutamate--tRNA ligase, whose amino-acid sequence MLRFAFSPTRDMELGDLRVALINFIVAQQRKENLIVRVDDTSTRNNIEGKDKEYLDILDLFGIRYTQTIHESQNFRFHSAMALQLMHEKKAFSCFCSPDWIQSKMDEAEAANKPYLYDDACANLPAELVIDNTNPFTVRIHRPKKDITVTDAIQGELTFKADTIDSFMILKQDKTPMADFASAVDDMLNDISLVIQDQDHIESAPKQIYVRDALQYDKKVEYAHIPPLTGDDIPSVTSLLEQGYLPEAIVNYLISMDLEEAVEQFDLTKLSPLPVVFDLEKLKEINKQQLKKMDAKELSRYVGFADAEIGELARLYVDEVETTRGLKTKIAPIFEKRDVPSELQEDYDKIVASVKNAPHFEEFNDIKNYIVEQTGLTEEKILKPLRVLLSNAQQGPDLAEIYKYIKNYLGEFV is encoded by the coding sequence ATGTTAAGATTTGCTTTCAGCCCTACTCGCGATATGGAGCTTGGGGACTTAAGAGTTGCTCTCATAAACTTTATAGTTGCCCAGCAGCGTAAAGAGAACCTAATTGTAAGAGTTGACGATACAAGTACAAGAAACAATATAGAAGGGAAAGATAAAGAGTACCTCGATATTCTCGATCTTTTCGGGATCAGATACACGCAAACGATCCATGAAAGTCAAAACTTCCGTTTCCACTCTGCTATGGCTCTGCAGCTTATGCATGAGAAAAAAGCGTTTAGCTGTTTCTGTTCACCTGACTGGATCCAAAGCAAAATGGATGAAGCTGAGGCTGCAAACAAACCGTACCTTTATGACGATGCATGTGCTAACTTGCCTGCTGAACTCGTGATCGACAATACAAACCCTTTTACGGTACGTATCCACAGACCTAAAAAAGATATTACGGTTACAGATGCGATCCAAGGTGAGTTAACATTTAAAGCCGATACGATCGACAGTTTTATGATCCTAAAGCAGGACAAGACTCCTATGGCTGATTTTGCTTCGGCTGTTGATGATATGCTAAACGATATCTCTTTAGTTATCCAAGACCAAGATCACATAGAATCTGCTCCAAAACAGATTTACGTTAGAGATGCCCTACAGTATGATAAAAAAGTAGAATACGCACATATCCCGCCTCTTACTGGCGATGATATTCCAAGTGTTACATCACTTTTAGAGCAAGGTTACCTTCCAGAAGCTATCGTAAACTATTTAATTTCAATGGATCTTGAAGAGGCTGTAGAGCAGTTTGATCTTACAAAATTATCACCACTGCCTGTAGTATTTGATCTTGAAAAACTAAAAGAGATTAACAAACAACAGTTGAAAAAAATGGATGCAAAAGAGCTCTCTCGTTATGTTGGTTTCGCAGATGCAGAGATCGGAGAACTAGCACGCCTTTACGTTGATGAAGTAGAAACTACTAGAGGGTTAAAAACAAAAATTGCACCTATATTTGAAAAAAGAGATGTGCCTAGTGAGCTGCAAGAAGATTATGATAAGATCGTAGCATCTGTAAAAAATGCACCACATTTTGAAGAGTTTAACGATATAAAAAACTATATAGTAGAACAAACAGGTTTAACAGAAGAAAAGATCCTTAAACCTTTAAGAGTTTTACTTTCAAATGCACAACAAGGTCCAGATTTGGCGGAGATCTATAAATATATTAAAAATTATCTTGGGGAGTTTGTATAA
- a CDS encoding DUF4365 and DUF1817 domain-containing protein, whose product MNDLGYPERTSRQSMGQKGEAYIDFLISNVFDWIYRPVHQEMDFGIDGYIDIVNDTQVTGLSIGVQIKSGSSYVSKRTSGGIKYEGNNKHLNFYLNHKIPVILIVVDNDCNNAFWVEFDIEKTTPTTSGWWIEIPEKNIINIDTKPLWENIAGVPEDFSDKVQKTWMESELIQNSDLLIFSIPKEDVDTGSMDTVSEIIKKLSKNKKMLLDKRSSVEIFFPDYDNDERELYDIPEIRHWFQNSMAQKIPWFYFLNGKNLTIGLSLLFTCCVNVKRVKVVNNIHKLEPNREEIEEWMNENFINLNIFTEKNDIDLEINKEVSNTMGGAFMKMFSNI is encoded by the coding sequence ATGAATGATTTAGGCTATCCAGAAAGAACTTCGAGACAGAGTATGGGACAAAAAGGAGAAGCATATATTGATTTTCTAATTTCAAATGTTTTTGACTGGATTTATAGACCCGTACATCAAGAAATGGACTTTGGAATTGATGGTTATATTGATATCGTAAATGACACACAAGTAACAGGTTTAAGCATAGGTGTTCAAATAAAATCTGGTAGTTCATATGTATCTAAGAGAACAAGCGGCGGTATAAAATATGAAGGGAATAATAAGCATCTAAATTTTTATTTAAATCATAAAATCCCAGTTATTTTAATTGTTGTTGACAATGATTGCAATAATGCATTTTGGGTTGAGTTTGACATTGAAAAAACCACACCTACAACATCTGGATGGTGGATTGAAATACCTGAAAAAAATATAATTAATATTGACACTAAGCCTTTATGGGAAAATATTGCGGGTGTTCCTGAAGATTTTTCTGACAAAGTTCAAAAGACATGGATGGAATCTGAATTAATTCAAAATTCTGACCTACTCATTTTTTCTATTCCAAAAGAAGATGTAGATACTGGTTCTATGGATACAGTCTCGGAAATTATTAAAAAGCTGTCAAAAAACAAAAAAATGCTACTAGACAAAAGGTCATCAGTAGAAATATTTTTTCCTGATTATGATAATGATGAAAGAGAACTCTATGATATACCTGAAATTAGACATTGGTTTCAAAATTCAATGGCTCAAAAAATACCTTGGTTTTATTTTTTAAATGGAAAAAATTTAACTATTGGACTGAGTTTATTATTTACTTGTTGTGTGAATGTAAAGCGTGTAAAAGTTGTTAACAATATACATAAACTTGAGCCTAATCGAGAAGAAATTGAAGAATGGATGAATGAAAATTTCATTAATCTCAATATTTTCACTGAAAAAAATGACATAGACTTGGAAATAAATAAAGAAGTGAGCAATACAATGGGTGGAGCATTTATGAAAATGTTTTCAAATATCTAA
- a CDS encoding ribokinase, which yields MKIINFGSINIDHVYDVDHFVRPGETLSSKNYAVFSGGKGANQSIALARANADVLHVGKIGLDGIWLQEKMEKEGIDTHLVKIVKAPTGHAIIQVNSEGENAIIIHGGANLTFKSSDIKEALKSANAGDIVLLQNEINSVDKILKQTKDKDLKVVFNPAPMSDAVKEYPLELVDIFIINETEGEALSGEKKPMKIIKAMDKLYPKSAVVLTLGKKGVIYSQGKQTIKVDALKVKAVDTTGAGDTFIGYFLAELSRGKRIEKCLKTAVKAASICVTRKGAADSIPRLGVDV from the coding sequence ATGAAAATAATCAATTTCGGTTCCATAAACATAGATCATGTATATGATGTAGATCATTTTGTTCGTCCGGGTGAAACGCTTAGCAGTAAGAACTATGCTGTTTTTAGCGGCGGTAAAGGGGCTAACCAGTCGATAGCCTTGGCGCGTGCAAATGCAGATGTGCTCCATGTGGGAAAAATAGGATTAGACGGTATTTGGCTGCAAGAGAAGATGGAAAAAGAAGGTATAGATACGCATCTTGTCAAAATAGTTAAAGCCCCTACGGGACATGCAATTATACAGGTAAATTCTGAGGGGGAAAATGCGATCATCATCCACGGCGGGGCAAATCTGACATTTAAATCTAGTGATATAAAAGAAGCACTCAAAAGTGCAAATGCAGGTGACATCGTACTTTTACAAAATGAGATAAACTCGGTTGATAAAATACTAAAACAAACAAAAGATAAAGATCTAAAAGTTGTTTTTAACCCTGCCCCGATGAGTGATGCCGTTAAAGAATATCCTCTTGAGCTTGTAGATATATTTATAATAAACGAAACAGAAGGCGAAGCTCTTAGCGGTGAGAAAAAGCCTATGAAGATCATAAAAGCGATGGATAAGCTTTACCCAAAAAGTGCCGTTGTTTTAACGCTTGGCAAAAAAGGTGTGATCTACTCTCAAGGCAAACAAACTATAAAAGTAGATGCACTCAAAGTAAAGGCGGTAGATACTACGGGAGCGGGTGATACTTTTATAGGTTACTTTTTAGCCGAGCTTTCACGCGGAAAAAGAATAGAAAAATGTCTAAAAACAGCTGTAAAAGCTGCAAGTATTTGTGTTACAAGAAAAGGAGCTGCGGATTCTATACCAAGATTAGGAGTTGATGTTTAA
- a CDS encoding glutamine--tRNA ligase/YqeY domain fusion protein, with amino-acid sequence MSEHKDFLRTIVEEDLKSGKYKEIITRFPPEPNGFPHIGHAKSIAINFGIARDYNGYCNLRMDDTNPTTEDTKYVEALKDAVEWLGFEWKDNVRYTSDYFDKLYEYAIELVKMGKAYVDSLDQETMKEYHGTVTQPGRRSEYAERSVEENLDLLERMKNGEFKDGEHVLRAKIDMSAPNMKMRDPILYRIRHAHHYRAGDKWAIYPLYDFGHCLSDYIEGVTHSICTLEFENNREVYDWVLDTLKLEPPRPYQHEFARLGINYTVMSKRKLLELVNGNYVSGWDDPRLPTIAGYRRRGYTPESILNFCDSIGIAKANSTVDVAQLEFAIRDDLNTKVPRVMTVLDPLKVTIKNYEGSEELEASYYPEDVPKEGSRKIPFSKTIYIEREDFSENPPKGYFRLTPEQPVRLKHAYIITCKEIVKDADGNITEIIAEYNPESKSGSDTSGIKVKSAIQWVDAASAKTVEVRLYDRLYKNEAPEGLEDLNPDSLKIIKNALIEPAVITERPDERFQFERQGYFYADPVDYTDENPVFNKIVGLKDSYAKKEKAPRGERKPQEKKVQIDGEVEPMSEAEQALFNRYTTELKLNNMVADILARDKQLSDFYLEAISLSTVNPNPVGLANIVTNEVARELKDKSKDELKFNPVQIGELSKMVEDGTISNKIAKQVFEEMVKSGENPAQVVEAKGLIQISDPAQISPIIDEIIEKNPDNVEKFKAGNTKLLGFFVGQVLKATGGKANPQVVNKLVAEKLQ; translated from the coding sequence ATGAGTGAGCATAAGGATTTTTTACGCACTATTGTCGAAGAGGACTTAAAGTCGGGCAAATATAAAGAGATCATTACAAGGTTTCCCCCTGAGCCAAACGGCTTTCCTCACATCGGACATGCTAAATCTATCGCTATTAACTTTGGGATCGCACGTGACTACAACGGTTACTGTAACCTTAGAATGGACGACACTAACCCTACAACTGAAGACACAAAATACGTTGAGGCTCTTAAAGATGCCGTAGAGTGGTTAGGGTTTGAGTGGAAAGACAACGTTCGTTATACGTCTGATTATTTTGACAAACTTTACGAATATGCAATAGAGCTTGTGAAAATGGGTAAAGCTTACGTTGATTCACTTGACCAAGAGACGATGAAAGAGTACCACGGTACAGTTACACAGCCGGGACGTCGCAGTGAGTATGCTGAGCGTTCTGTTGAAGAGAATCTTGACCTATTAGAGAGAATGAAAAACGGTGAGTTTAAAGACGGCGAGCATGTTCTTCGTGCCAAGATAGATATGTCTGCACCAAATATGAAGATGCGTGATCCTATTCTTTACCGTATCCGTCATGCTCACCACTACAGAGCAGGGGACAAGTGGGCGATCTACCCTTTATATGATTTTGGTCACTGTTTATCTGACTATATCGAAGGTGTGACTCATTCGATCTGTACGCTTGAATTTGAAAACAATCGTGAGGTGTACGACTGGGTACTTGACACTCTGAAACTTGAACCGCCGCGCCCTTACCAGCATGAATTTGCAAGACTTGGGATCAACTACACGGTTATGAGTAAAAGAAAGCTTTTAGAGCTTGTAAACGGTAACTATGTAAGCGGTTGGGACGATCCACGTCTTCCTACGATCGCAGGATACAGAAGAAGAGGGTATACACCTGAATCTATTTTAAACTTTTGTGATTCTATAGGTATTGCAAAAGCAAACTCAACTGTTGATGTTGCACAGCTTGAGTTTGCGATCAGAGATGATCTAAATACTAAAGTACCGCGTGTAATGACGGTACTTGATCCTCTAAAAGTTACGATCAAGAACTATGAGGGCAGCGAAGAGCTAGAAGCTTCATACTATCCTGAAGATGTACCAAAAGAGGGTTCAAGAAAGATACCTTTCTCTAAAACTATCTACATAGAGCGTGAAGACTTTTCAGAGAATCCTCCAAAAGGATACTTCCGTCTTACACCTGAGCAGCCTGTACGTCTAAAACATGCTTACATTATCACATGTAAAGAGATTGTAAAAGATGCTGATGGAAACATCACAGAGATTATAGCTGAGTACAATCCTGAGTCTAAAAGTGGATCAGACACTAGCGGTATAAAAGTAAAAAGTGCGATCCAGTGGGTAGATGCTGCATCTGCTAAAACAGTAGAAGTAAGACTTTATGACAGACTCTATAAAAATGAAGCACCTGAAGGACTTGAAGATCTTAATCCTGATTCGTTAAAAATTATCAAAAATGCTTTAATCGAACCAGCTGTTATCACAGAGAGACCAGATGAGAGATTTCAGTTTGAAAGACAAGGGTACTTCTACGCTGATCCTGTTGATTATACAGATGAAAACCCGGTATTTAACAAGATCGTAGGTCTTAAAGACTCTTATGCTAAAAAAGAAAAAGCACCAAGAGGTGAGCGTAAACCGCAAGAGAAAAAAGTGCAAATTGACGGTGAAGTAGAGCCTATGAGTGAAGCAGAGCAGGCACTTTTTAACAGATATACTACTGAACTAAAATTAAATAATATGGTTGCAGATATTTTAGCTCGTGATAAGCAGCTTTCAGACTTTTATCTTGAAGCTATCAGTTTATCTACAGTTAATCCAAATCCGGTTGGACTGGCTAACATTGTGACAAATGAAGTAGCCAGAGAATTAAAAGATAAGTCGAAAGATGAGTTAAAATTCAATCCTGTACAAATAGGTGAACTCTCAAAAATGGTTGAGGATGGGACTATCTCAAATAAAATTGCTAAGCAAGTATTTGAAGAGATGGTAAAAAGCGGAGAAAATCCTGCACAAGTAGTTGAAGCTAAAGGACTTATACAAATAAGTGATCCTGCACAAATTTCACCTATTATTGATGAGATAATTGAGAAAAATCCGGACAATGTAGAAAAATTTAAAGCAGGAAATACAAAACTGTTAGGTTTCTTTGTAGGACAGGTGCTAAAAGCAACAGGTGGCAAAGCAAATCCACAAGTTGTAAATAAGCTTGTAGCCGAAAAATTACAATAG